One window of the Runella slithyformis DSM 19594 genome contains the following:
- a CDS encoding T9SS type B sorting domain-containing protein produces the protein MMKRLAMLIFLFVFGRIPVFSQQVDCGNIGFESGTTIGWELSNGKVAVANAKLAYQNETAGSINARHYVTSISDGFDPKVTNEKIPMVAPGSTHSIRIGTNYSMGGGSFDRIKTSFLVTPENTLFQYQFALVLQNDNRHTDVEKSGFAIEITDDSGQPLSCNSFGVQLKNGATSTGFKTQGDVEYKNWTTGAIDLRNYIGKIIKIEVTAHGCTGREHFGYAYFDAQCIKSAVKVNALCPDAQGYMTLSVPEGFGTYIWSNGEKTSTARVKANLGEVYTVKISPLDKLDETCQLQLDYKIKYYQSDTAFSRTICEGEEVIVDGESFKTTGIHVKRILRTNVCDSTVRLNLTVVPAANVTQTVAICRGKSLRVGDSVYTKPGTYITPVARPSGCDSMVTTHLIVEEMAFQVVGNPSITQGDSTRLEVQVQPAGVFSVQWSPPLGLACADCPSTWVHPSKSTQYTVSVKNASQACQQSEKVNVFVLPCNIYIPEVFSPNSDQQNDVFFVYGNTCVRQIKEMVVYNRWGEVVFRNENFAFSDPKQGWDGRYLQEIAEGGVYVYKIAVEFTNGETNRYLGSVMLVR, from the coding sequence ATGATGAAAAGGCTGGCGATGTTGATTTTTCTGTTTGTTTTCGGCAGAATACCTGTTTTCAGTCAACAGGTCGATTGCGGCAACATCGGTTTTGAATCAGGAACTACCATAGGATGGGAGCTGAGTAACGGCAAGGTGGCAGTGGCCAATGCCAAACTCGCTTATCAAAACGAAACTGCCGGCTCCATCAATGCCCGACATTACGTCACGAGCATCAGCGACGGGTTTGATCCTAAAGTGACCAATGAGAAAATTCCGATGGTTGCGCCCGGAAGTACGCATTCCATCCGCATCGGCACCAACTATTCCATGGGCGGAGGATCATTTGACCGTATCAAAACATCCTTTTTGGTCACTCCCGAAAATACTCTTTTTCAATACCAATTTGCCCTTGTTCTGCAAAATGATAATCGACACACCGATGTAGAAAAATCCGGTTTTGCCATTGAGATCACGGATGACAGCGGTCAACCGCTTTCCTGTAATTCTTTTGGGGTTCAACTGAAAAACGGAGCTACAAGTACAGGGTTTAAAACCCAGGGAGACGTTGAATATAAAAACTGGACCACCGGGGCGATTGATCTGCGTAATTACATAGGCAAAATCATTAAGATTGAAGTGACCGCGCACGGATGTACGGGAAGGGAGCATTTTGGCTATGCGTATTTTGATGCTCAATGCATTAAATCGGCGGTTAAAGTAAATGCGCTATGCCCTGATGCACAGGGATATATGACACTGAGCGTACCCGAAGGGTTTGGAACTTATATATGGAGCAATGGCGAAAAGACATCCACCGCTCGGGTAAAAGCAAACTTGGGTGAAGTGTATACGGTCAAGATATCCCCGTTGGATAAACTCGACGAAACCTGCCAATTGCAATTGGATTACAAAATAAAATACTACCAATCCGACACCGCTTTCTCCCGAACGATTTGTGAAGGCGAAGAAGTCATAGTAGACGGTGAAAGCTTTAAAACGACCGGTATTCACGTTAAAAGAATTCTGAGGACCAATGTCTGTGACAGTACGGTGAGACTGAATCTGACGGTGGTTCCGGCGGCTAACGTCACCCAAACCGTGGCCATTTGCCGTGGGAAAAGCCTGAGGGTGGGGGATTCGGTCTATACCAAGCCCGGAACATACATCACACCGGTGGCCCGCCCTTCGGGCTGTGACAGTATGGTTACGACCCATTTGATTGTGGAAGAAATGGCTTTTCAGGTGGTCGGCAATCCGTCCATTACGCAGGGAGACAGTACACGCCTCGAAGTACAGGTACAGCCGGCCGGAGTTTTCAGTGTGCAATGGAGTCCGCCGCTGGGGCTGGCCTGCGCCGATTGTCCGTCTACCTGGGTACACCCTTCAAAATCTACCCAATACACTGTTTCCGTGAAAAATGCGAGTCAGGCGTGTCAGCAATCCGAGAAAGTGAATGTGTTTGTCTTGCCCTGTAACATCTATATCCCCGAAGTATTTTCGCCCAACAGCGACCAACAAAACGATGTCTTTTTTGTATACGGTAATACCTGCGTCAGACAGATCAAAGAGATGGTGGTCTATAATCGCTGGGGAGAGGTAGTTTTTCGTAATGAGAACTTTGCCTTTTCTGATCCGAAACAGGGCTGGGACGGCCGATATTTACAGGAGATTGCCGAAGGCGGGGTGTACGTGTACAAAATTGCCGTAGAGTTTACCAACGGTGAAACAAACAGGTACTTAGGCTCAGTCATGCTCGTGCGATGA
- a CDS encoding esterase family protein: MHRELDGWHSPALNKHMEIAVYGHYGFALLMIPTAASDYLEYERCGLIGSIGKSINDGKVKVFSVNSINTESWMNPHMSGRDKGIRHQQFNEYIYNEVVPYIKSQTSPDTPIIATGASFGALHSANLYFRRPDLLNGVIAMSGCYDLTAYTKGHYDDNVYFNSPVHYLRNLKEETYLSQYRSSGHIHLVTGSGSYEDPDASRYLSSILHSKNVAHELDVWGHDIPHDWPSWQKMLPYYLETRF, from the coding sequence ATGCATCGCGAATTAGACGGTTGGCACAGTCCGGCCCTGAATAAACACATGGAAATAGCCGTATACGGACATTATGGGTTTGCTCTTTTAATGATTCCTACGGCCGCGTCCGATTACCTGGAGTACGAGCGTTGCGGCCTCATTGGCAGTATCGGTAAATCAATCAATGACGGAAAAGTGAAAGTATTCTCCGTCAACAGCATCAATACCGAAAGTTGGATGAACCCGCACATGAGCGGTCGCGATAAGGGTATCCGTCACCAACAGTTCAACGAATACATTTACAATGAAGTGGTTCCGTACATTAAGAGTCAGACAAGTCCCGATACGCCTATCATTGCCACGGGGGCGTCGTTTGGGGCACTTCATTCGGCCAACCTGTATTTTCGTCGCCCGGACCTGCTCAACGGGGTCATTGCCATGAGCGGCTGTTATGACCTGACGGCCTACACCAAAGGGCATTACGACGATAATGTGTACTTTAATTCGCCGGTCCATTATCTGCGTAATCTCAAAGAGGAAACCTATCTGTCCCAATACCGCTCGAGTGGACATATTCACCTCGTGACGGGCTCCGGAAGTTATGAAGATCCCGATGCTTCGCGGTATTTATCAAGTATTCTTCATTCCAAAAATGTTGCTCATGAATTGGACGTATGGGGGCATGATATTCCGCACGATTGGCCTTCCTGGCAAAAAATGTTGCCTTATTATTTAGAGACCAGATTTTGA
- a CDS encoding sodium:solute symporter family protein: MLIFSICLYLLLNLAVGLWASRRIHTTEDFVLAGRKLPMALATMVTFATWFGSETMMGAPSHFLEGGFLSVIEEPFGAAMCLVLVGVFFAKTFYRWNIITFCDFFLIRFGRPSEFVSAIMIIPSYFGWVAAQFVAMGIVGQVIFGLPLATGIWIGALLVAVYTLTGGMWSISITDFLHNIILIIGLIVLAVILFTKTGGIQAVTSQQPADFFRFTPKEVTFQSYAEYIAAWITIGLGSIPQQDVFQRVMSSKDADTAVRSSILSGFLYLTVAMLPLFIALASKTLYPELMQGDTKMIIPSMVLKHTPIWIQVLFFGALISALLSTSSGAILAPAAVLGENIVKPYFSAITDRQLLTVIRCGVVLVTLASITMAQYRQDIFELVSESSALSLVALFVPLTFGLYWKRAAPAGCLAAMTLGMTAWLTCEYMWPTTFPALLYGVLASLIGMVAGSYLYPKKG, translated from the coding sequence ATGCTCATTTTTTCCATTTGCCTTTATCTCTTACTCAATCTGGCCGTAGGGCTGTGGGCGTCCCGGCGTATCCATACCACCGAAGATTTTGTACTCGCCGGCCGGAAGTTGCCCATGGCTCTGGCAACGATGGTCACATTTGCCACGTGGTTTGGCTCTGAGACCATGATGGGAGCGCCTTCCCATTTTTTGGAAGGCGGTTTTTTGAGCGTTATCGAAGAGCCTTTCGGCGCCGCCATGTGTTTGGTATTGGTAGGGGTATTTTTTGCCAAAACCTTTTATCGTTGGAACATCATTACCTTTTGCGATTTTTTCCTCATCCGCTTCGGTCGGCCCTCTGAATTTGTGTCGGCGATCATGATCATTCCTTCGTATTTCGGTTGGGTAGCCGCCCAATTTGTGGCCATGGGCATTGTTGGCCAGGTGATTTTCGGGTTGCCGCTGGCTACAGGCATCTGGATCGGTGCGCTGCTGGTCGCCGTCTATACCCTAACGGGAGGCATGTGGTCAATTTCAATTACGGACTTTCTGCACAACATCATTCTGATCATCGGGCTGATCGTTTTAGCCGTGATTTTATTTACGAAAACGGGAGGAATACAGGCCGTAACGTCGCAGCAACCCGCCGATTTTTTTCGGTTTACGCCCAAAGAAGTGACTTTTCAAAGCTACGCCGAATACATAGCCGCCTGGATCACCATTGGCTTAGGGTCCATTCCTCAGCAGGATGTCTTTCAGCGCGTTATGTCTTCCAAAGATGCCGATACGGCCGTCAGATCTTCCATTCTGTCGGGCTTCTTATACCTGACGGTCGCCATGCTTCCTCTTTTTATAGCCTTGGCTTCCAAGACGTTATACCCTGAATTAATGCAGGGCGACACCAAAATGATCATTCCTTCCATGGTGCTCAAACATACGCCTATCTGGATTCAGGTTTTATTTTTCGGAGCGTTGATCTCGGCTTTGCTGAGCACCAGCAGCGGTGCTATTTTAGCGCCGGCAGCGGTGTTAGGCGAAAACATCGTCAAACCCTACTTCTCTGCCATTACAGACCGTCAGCTTCTGACCGTGATTCGGTGCGGAGTAGTCTTAGTGACCCTGGCGTCTATTACAATGGCACAATACCGTCAGGATATTTTTGAGTTGGTCAGCGAGTCATCAGCGTTAAGTCTGGTCGCTTTATTCGTGCCGCTGACGTTTGGATTGTATTGGAAGAGGGCCGCACCGGCCGGTTGTCTGGCAGCGATGACCCTGGGAATGACCGCATGGCTGACGTGTGAATACATGTGGCCAACAACCTTTCCGGCACTGCTTTACGGCGTATTGGCAAGCCTGATCGGCATGGTAGCCGGCTCGTATCTTTATCCGAAAAAAGGCTGA
- a CDS encoding NUDIX hydrolase, giving the protein MKVRPSALIIENNHVLLLRYNYGGNDVFALPGGNPDSGETLTQAVERELSEELGIETEVGEMLMAGEVLLSPIKDDVLHCIFRAQIVGGIPRINPAQTTALEIAWKPIGELSQLSLYPNVGSCITSMSGGYVGKIDQPFFG; this is encoded by the coding sequence ATGAAAGTACGACCTTCTGCATTGATTATTGAAAATAATCATGTGTTATTGTTACGCTATAATTATGGCGGTAACGACGTCTTTGCCCTTCCGGGCGGCAATCCCGATTCCGGCGAAACCTTAACCCAAGCCGTAGAGCGTGAGCTCAGTGAAGAGCTTGGCATCGAAACCGAAGTGGGAGAAATGCTCATGGCGGGCGAAGTGTTGTTGTCGCCCATAAAAGACGATGTGCTTCACTGTATCTTTCGGGCGCAGATCGTAGGCGGAATTCCGAGGATCAACCCCGCTCAAACTACCGCCCTTGAGATTGCCTGGAAACCCATTGGAGAGTTGTCTCAACTCAGCCTGTATCCCAATGTGGGATCCTGCATTACTTCTATGTCGGGAGGGTATGTCGGAAAAATCGATCAGCCTTTTTTCGGATAA
- a CDS encoding TPM domain-containing protein, with translation MRQLFFILYFSLLTVGLWAQDIPEPMSPKRLVNDYVGMLNATERETLEQKLRVYNDTTSSQITVVVVKTTGDYPAGDYAFELGRRWGVGQKDKDNGLVLLWATQDRKIFIATGRGLEGAIPDVIAKRIIREVITPEFKAEMYYRGLDRGTDEIIKYASGEYKAEPSSGDGDLPLGVIIFLVIVFIIIIVIFSRSNRGGGGGMRNRGGGGWIPYTTYSGWGSSSGNWGGGSSGGGGSSFGGFGGGDFGGGGAGGDY, from the coding sequence ATGCGTCAACTTTTTTTTATCCTATATTTTTCGCTGCTGACCGTCGGTCTTTGGGCACAGGACATTCCCGAGCCTATGTCGCCGAAGCGATTGGTCAATGATTACGTCGGTATGCTCAATGCTACCGAGCGCGAAACGCTTGAGCAAAAACTGCGAGTGTACAATGATACAACGTCTTCACAGATCACGGTGGTCGTAGTAAAAACGACGGGCGACTATCCCGCGGGCGATTATGCCTTTGAGTTGGGGCGTCGTTGGGGCGTAGGCCAAAAGGACAAAGACAATGGCTTGGTGCTGTTATGGGCTACCCAAGACCGCAAAATATTTATTGCCACCGGGCGGGGCCTGGAAGGTGCTATCCCTGATGTAATTGCCAAGCGGATCATTCGGGAAGTGATCACGCCCGAATTCAAAGCCGAAATGTATTATCGCGGCCTTGACCGCGGGACCGACGAAATCATTAAATACGCTTCCGGTGAATATAAAGCCGAACCAAGTTCAGGAGATGGAGATCTGCCCTTAGGAGTTATTATATTCCTTGTTATTGTTTTTATCATCATCATTGTCATCTTTTCGCGTTCCAATCGTGGTGGCGGTGGAGGAATGCGTAACCGCGGTGGAGGTGGCTGGATTCCGTATACAACCTACTCGGGTTGGGGAAGTTCTTCGGGGAACTGGGGTGGCGGCAGTAGCGGTGGTGGCGGCAGCAGTTTCGGCGGATTTGGCGGCGGTGATTTTGGCGGCGGCGGAGCCGGCGGTGATTATTAA
- a CDS encoding TPM domain-containing protein: protein MQNLPFSETDQERILAAIRTAEMATSGEVRVHIEPTCSEADVMERAKQVFTQLGMHQTELKNGVLFYLAFGDRKFAVLGDKGIDERVPAGFWDSIRDQMRAHFIQQAFSEGLSTGIEQAGQQLKKYFPRQENDTNELSDDISFG, encoded by the coding sequence ATGCAAAACCTCCCTTTTTCAGAAACTGACCAAGAGCGAATTCTCGCCGCCATACGCACCGCCGAAATGGCCACTTCGGGTGAAGTACGCGTTCATATCGAACCAACCTGCTCCGAAGCGGATGTAATGGAGCGTGCCAAGCAGGTATTTACGCAGTTGGGAATGCATCAGACCGAACTGAAAAACGGGGTTTTATTTTACCTTGCTTTTGGTGACCGAAAATTTGCCGTATTGGGAGATAAAGGAATTGATGAACGCGTTCCTGCGGGATTTTGGGACAGCATTCGTGACCAAATGCGCGCTCATTTTATACAACAGGCCTTTTCTGAAGGGCTCAGTACCGGTATCGAACAGGCCGGGCAGCAGCTTAAAAAGTATTTTCCCCGTCAGGAGAATGATACCAATGAGCTTTCAGATGATATTTCTTTTGGATAA
- a CDS encoding LemA family protein has translation MSKTTIIVVVVILLFGAYGCSTYNGLVGKDETVNSAWAKVQTQYQRRADLIPNLVNTVKGAADFEKSTLSAVMEARSKATSINLTAEQLTPENIQKFQAAQDQLSGTLSRLLAVSENYPNLKANQNFLDLQAQLEGTENRIGLARNDFNDVVKEYNQSVRTFPAALFAGMFGFSQKGYFEASQSAQTAPTVKF, from the coding sequence ATGTCAAAAACCACCATAATTGTCGTCGTTGTTATTCTTCTTTTCGGTGCCTACGGTTGTAGTACCTACAATGGCCTCGTGGGTAAAGATGAAACCGTCAATAGTGCCTGGGCGAAAGTCCAAACGCAATATCAACGCCGTGCCGATTTGATTCCCAACTTGGTCAATACCGTCAAAGGGGCCGCTGATTTTGAAAAAAGTACGCTCTCGGCCGTTATGGAAGCACGCTCTAAGGCGACCTCCATCAATCTTACCGCTGAGCAGTTGACCCCCGAAAATATTCAGAAGTTTCAGGCTGCCCAAGACCAATTGAGCGGAACGCTGTCGCGCCTGTTGGCCGTATCTGAAAATTATCCTAACCTGAAAGCCAACCAAAACTTTTTGGATCTTCAGGCGCAATTGGAAGGAACGGAAAACCGCATCGGTTTAGCCCGTAATGATTTCAATGACGTAGTAAAAGAATATAACCAATCGGTGCGTACGTTCCCGGCAGCTTTGTTTGCAGGAATGTTTGGATTCAGCCAGAAAGGGTACTTTGAGGCTTCTCAATCCGCTCAAACCGCGCCAACGGTAAAATTCTAA
- a CDS encoding GH3 auxin-responsive promoter family protein has product MKRRAERIEHFKAHPIEVQHQVFHELIEAARYTDWGIRYRYDSIQNIRQYRERVPISTYEDFYPYIERVLAGEQNVLWPSDVEWFSKSSGTTNSRSKYLPITPESLEDCHYRGGKDVMTLYAQNRPNSLVFEGKGLSIGGSLHDNPFHAEGGMVGDVSAVIMRNLPTWAEYLRTPPIEVALMDKWEEKLVKMADICAQENVTSILGVPTWTIVLLDRIMEERGAKNMLEVWPNFEVFIHGAVAFQPYRELFMKKYFPSDKVTYMETYNASEGFFALQDDLAHPGEMLLMLDYGIFYEFVPVEEWEKSHPHALTLEEVELDKNYALVISTNSGLWRYQIGDTIKFTSKNPFRIKISGRTKHFINAFGEELIIENADSAITYACEHTGAVINDYTAGPVYMNDGKKGRHEWIIEFSRMPSDWDTFCALLDSRLREANSDYDAKRYMDLALLMPLIHSVPSGTFYKWMGQRGKLGGQNKVPRLSNSREYLDGILEMVYETK; this is encoded by the coding sequence ATGAAACGCCGTGCCGAACGCATCGAGCATTTCAAAGCGCATCCTATTGAGGTTCAGCATCAGGTTTTTCACGAGCTGATCGAAGCGGCCCGTTATACCGACTGGGGCATCAGGTATCGTTATGACAGCATTCAGAACATCAGACAGTACCGCGAGCGGGTGCCAATCTCTACCTACGAAGACTTCTATCCTTACATCGAACGAGTACTCGCCGGCGAACAAAATGTGCTTTGGCCATCGGATGTGGAATGGTTTTCGAAATCATCGGGAACCACCAATTCGCGCAGTAAATATTTGCCCATTACCCCCGAATCGCTGGAAGACTGCCACTACCGGGGCGGTAAGGATGTCATGACGCTGTATGCTCAAAACCGCCCGAATTCGCTCGTATTTGAGGGCAAAGGGCTTTCTATCGGAGGCAGTTTACACGACAATCCCTTTCATGCGGAAGGCGGAATGGTGGGGGATGTGTCGGCGGTGATCATGCGCAATCTGCCCACGTGGGCGGAGTATCTGCGGACGCCGCCCATTGAAGTGGCCTTGATGGATAAATGGGAAGAGAAACTCGTGAAAATGGCCGACATCTGTGCCCAGGAAAACGTGACCAGTATACTGGGCGTACCTACCTGGACCATCGTCCTGCTGGACCGCATCATGGAAGAGCGGGGCGCTAAAAATATGCTGGAAGTATGGCCTAATTTTGAAGTGTTTATTCACGGAGCGGTGGCATTTCAGCCATACCGTGAATTGTTCATGAAGAAATATTTTCCGAGCGATAAGGTTACCTACATGGAAACCTACAATGCGTCGGAAGGCTTTTTTGCGCTTCAGGACGATTTGGCCCACCCCGGCGAAATGCTTTTGATGCTTGATTACGGAATTTTCTACGAATTTGTGCCTGTGGAAGAATGGGAAAAATCGCACCCACATGCGCTGACACTCGAAGAAGTGGAATTGGATAAAAACTACGCCCTTGTGATCTCCACTAACAGTGGCCTATGGAGATATCAAATCGGAGATACCATTAAGTTTACTTCTAAAAATCCGTTCCGAATCAAGATCAGCGGCCGCACCAAACATTTTATCAATGCTTTTGGTGAAGAATTGATCATTGAAAATGCCGATTCGGCCATTACGTATGCCTGCGAACACACCGGTGCCGTTATTAATGATTATACGGCCGGTCCCGTCTACATGAACGACGGCAAAAAGGGGCGCCATGAATGGATTATTGAATTCAGTCGAATGCCGTCTGATTGGGATACCTTCTGTGCATTGCTGGATTCGCGCCTTCGCGAAGCCAATTCTGACTATGATGCCAAACGTTATATGGATTTGGCGTTGTTGATGCCGTTAATTCACAGTGTTCCGTCGGGCACGTTCTATAAATGGATGGGGCAGCGCGGCAAATTGGGTGGACAAAACAAAGTGCCTCGCCTTAGCAACTCCCGTGAATATTTAGACGGCATTCTGGAGATGGTGTATGAAACAAAGTAG
- a CDS encoding glycerophosphodiester phosphodiesterase, which produces MQLSIAQTADFNWQGHRGCRGLMPENTIPAFLKALDLGVTTLELDVVISKDRRVVVSHEPYFHPDFSIDPNGRPVPRSPKINLYELTYDEIKGYDVGSKGNPDFPQQQKIKVAKPLLSEMIQAVESYRKDKNIPLFWYNIEIKSEESEYDQSQPQPSVFSDLVYAEIIRSLPVDRVIVQSFDFAVLRYWKQQIEAGNYQKVTLAALVSNLKGIDRNLEKLGFLPEVYSPYFQLLTSEKVQMLHDRGMKVIPWTVNTTAEMRRIQNMGVDGIITDYPDRIPR; this is translated from the coding sequence ATGCAACTATCTATTGCTCAGACGGCTGATTTTAATTGGCAGGGGCATCGCGGCTGTCGCGGATTAATGCCCGAAAACACTATCCCCGCTTTTTTGAAAGCCCTTGATTTGGGAGTAACTACCCTTGAATTAGACGTCGTTATCTCTAAAGACCGCCGGGTGGTGGTATCGCATGAACCGTATTTTCATCCTGATTTCTCCATTGACCCAAACGGCCGGCCGGTGCCCCGAAGTCCTAAGATTAATTTGTATGAATTGACCTATGATGAGATAAAAGGCTACGATGTGGGAAGCAAGGGCAATCCTGATTTTCCGCAGCAGCAAAAAATAAAAGTCGCTAAGCCGCTTTTGAGTGAAATGATTCAAGCCGTTGAATCCTACCGAAAAGATAAAAATATTCCGTTATTTTGGTATAATATTGAGATCAAAAGCGAAGAGAGTGAGTATGATCAATCGCAGCCTCAACCGTCGGTTTTTTCCGATTTGGTGTATGCCGAAATTATCCGGTCATTGCCCGTCGACCGCGTTATTGTGCAAAGTTTTGACTTTGCGGTTCTAAGGTATTGGAAGCAACAAATAGAAGCGGGGAATTACCAAAAAGTAACGTTGGCGGCGTTGGTGAGCAACTTAAAAGGAATTGACCGAAATTTGGAAAAATTGGGGTTTCTCCCCGAGGTGTACAGCCCTTATTTTCAGTTGTTAACTTCCGAAAAAGTACAGATGCTGCATGATCGGGGCATGAAAGTAATTCCCTGGACGGTCAATACGACCGCAGAAATGCGACGTATTCAAAATATGGGGGTAGATGGGATCATTACGGATTATCCGGATCGAATTCCCCGCTGA